The following coding sequences lie in one Arachis ipaensis cultivar K30076 chromosome B03, Araip1.1, whole genome shotgun sequence genomic window:
- the LOC107630802 gene encoding glutathione S-transferase T1: MLKVKVYADRMSQPSRAVLIFCKVNGIEFDEIKVEISKRQQLSPEFAAINPFKKLPAIVDGRFKLFESHAILIYLASAFPGIADHWYPADLSRRARIHSVLDWHHLNLRHGAAPFVLHSVLAPVLGLPLNPKAAAEAEKILISSLLKLENIWLKGNGRYLLGNLQPSIADLSLVCEIMQLELLDEKDRERILGPHKKVKEWIESTRHATRPHFDEVHKVLYKVKEIIRANQSNQGDGVMQSKTKAPLPSKM, from the exons ATGTTGAAGGTGAAGGTGTATGCGGACCGCATGTCCCAGCCATCTCGTGCCGTTCTTATCTTCTGCAA AGTTAATGGAATAGAATTCGACGAGATTAAAGTTGAAATCTCCAAAAGACAGCAGTTATCTCCCGAATTTGCAG CTATCAACCCTTTCAAGAAACTCCCTGCTATTGTTGATGGAAGGTTCAAGCTATTCGAGAG TCACGCAATTCTTATCTATCTCGCTTCTGCCTTTCCTGGTATTGCTGATCATTG GTACCCAGCTGATCTTTCTAGGAGAGCTAGAATTCACTCTGTGTTGGATTGGCATCACCTGAACTTGCGCCATGGGGCAG ctCCATTTGTTCTACATAGTGTGCTAGCTCCAGTACTGGGCCTACCACTTAACCCAAAAGCAGCTGCAGAAGCAGAGAAAATTTTGATATCATCACTGTTAAAATTAGAGAATATATGGCTTAAGGGGAATGGTCGGTACTTACTTGGCAACTTGCAACCGTCTATAGCGGACCTCAGCCTCGTCTGTGAAATTATGCAATTAGAG CTTTTAGATGAGAAGGATAGAGAACGTATTCTTGGCCCGCACAAGAAAGTTAAGGAATGGATTGAGAGCACAAGACATGCAACGAGGCCTCATTTTGACGAAGTTCATAAGGTCCTCTATAAGGTCAAAGAGATCATTCGGGCGAACCAATCTAATCAGGGAGATGGCGTGATGCAATCTAAGACTAAAGCCCCGCTACCTTCAAAGATGTGA